The Streptomyces halobius genomic interval CCTCCCAGCTGCGACTGCGCGCAGACGCGCACCCGGACAACCGGCGCCTGGCCGAAGTCATCGCCCAGATCAAGGAGCGCGACAAGGTGGCGCGCAGAATCCTCGAAGAAGACCTGACGTCCGTCACCCACCCCGACGGCGACCGGCGCTGGCTGTACCTGCCCGGCCACGGCGACGAGGAGTTCGAAGTCGTCTTCCGCGCCTACGCCCCGCTCAGCGACTACAGCCAGCGGTTCATGTGCGTCGTTCCCGCGGCCGAGGCTCACACCCTGGCGAGCTGATGCGGCCCCCCGATCTCAGGTCGGGAACTCCCCGCACCACTCCCGGTTGAGCAGGTACTTCGGCAGGTACGGCGACGCGGTGTCGATGGGGAAGTCCCAGTCGTGGGCGAGACACGCCATCGCGAGGGGGCCCAGGGCCACGCGGCCGCGCGGATCGTTCGTCGAGCCGTTCCAGTAGCGGTCGTGGTGGGCGAGCGCCTCGGTGAAGGCTTCGGCGAAGGCGGCGTGGTCGTTGGTGATGAGCCGGTGGCAGAGGGCGACGGGCTGGTAGTCGACCAGGTCCAGGAAGTCCTTCGGGGTGCGGGTCGCCACGTGCGGGTGGGACGTCTCCATGGTGGCAAGCAGCTTGGGGACGATGTCATCCATGGGCTGGCGCAGCCAGTGGCTTTGCAGGGTGTCGATCCAGTGGAAGACGTAGTCGTCCTGATTGCTCGCCCGGCGCAGGTCGTCCAGCGGAACCTGGCTCAGGCGCGTCAGCCGGTCGGTCTCGCGGCAGACGAGGGCGAGCCAGAAAGCGTCGAGCCAGGCGCGGGCGTCGGCGTACGGCGCGGGGCCGGTGGCGGGCAGGGCCAGCATGCGGTCACCGACCCGGCACTCCACGATGCCCTCCCGGGCGAGGGTGGTGGCGAACATTGCGGAGCCGACCTGCATGGCGGTGACCCAGCTCTCCCAGGTCTCCAGCATCGCGGCGTCGGGGTCGTCCGCGCAGCGGGCGTGGGCAACCGTCAGGGCCGCCGCAAAGGCGTCGCCGAGGCTGCCCGGATCCTGTTCCAGCCGCTCGGTGAACTCGCCTACCACACACGCCAGTTGCTCAACATCGGCCGCCGAGCTTCCGACGGCGGTCTCCTGCTCCCCGCGCAGTGTCTTCATCATCTCCAGCAGCTCCTGCGGCGGCTGCACGGACAAGGAGCGGTTCTCGTGGTCGAAGACCGTGAGGCAGACCAGGCGTGACTGGTGCCACCAGTACAGCCTGGGGGTGAGCGAGCCGGGGCCGTCCTCGTAGGCGCCGAGGGCGTAGGTGCCCAGCTCGTTGACCGCGTCCGCCAGGGTGCCGTCCACGATCGGATGGAACGCCAGCAGGTGCCGGGTCGGAACCGCGACGAGCGCCCCGGCCTCCGGCAGCTCCCGGCCGGTGACGACCTGGGCCAGTTCGGGCAGCATGAGCGCCTTGCTCGCGATGAAGTGGGACGCGCCGCTGACTGAGTGCAGCAGCGCGCCCGACGGCCCGCGCACCTCCACGTGCTCCACCGGTTCGCCCAGCAGGTTCGCCCGGCCCGCCGCCCACAGCTCATCGAGGCCGGCGCGGGCCACGTCGGCGTCGTTCAGGAGCCGTATGGAGGTGGGCGTGTCCAGCGCCAGGGCCGCGACGAGGTCCTCGGCCACCGGCCGGGCGTAACGGAAATGGCCGGCGGCGTCCGCGGGGAAGGCGTCGGCCGGCAGGAGGCGCAGATACGTCTGCCGCAGCAGCTCTGCCGCACCCTCATCGCCCTGGGATGCACTCTCCAGTCGGGCGAAGTGCTCGGCGACCAGCTCCGGCCAGTGCCGCTCCGCCACGGTGCGGCACCGCTGCGCCAGCGCCGTCAGCGGGCTGAGGCGCCCGCCACGCTCGACGGCCCCTCCCCCGATCGTCGGGCGAGTGCCGTCCCGGGCTAGGAAGTAGTCGGCCGCCAGATTTCGCAGGCGTTCGGCCTGCGGCACGGTGAGCATGGGCAAGTGGGCGTCGGGTGCGTGGTGTTGGGTCACCCGGCAACTCTATTAGGCCCGGTCAGCTACCCCGCGTGCAGCATCAGACCTATCCCGACCACCAATAGCCCCACGGCGGCGATCCGGGGCGCGCCGAAGCGTTCCTTGAAGAAGGGCGCCTCCTCAACGTCTGTGAGTAGCGCAACGCGTAAGTGATCACGGCCTGAACAGGGTGGACCCAACGGTCCACCGCGGCCGACCGCCCCGGGCGGTTCCGGGGGGCTTGGGGGCTCTTCACAGCTTCTGAGCCCCAGGAAGGCCAGCCCGCACCCCTGCGACCTCTGGGCCAGGGCGAGTCGTCCATGCCGAACCATGCGCTGACCGCAGGGTGGGGTCCAACCTGGTCCGGGAGCCCCCGTCTGCCGGTGCCTTCAGCGTCGGGCGGCCGACGCTGAAGGAGAGATGGACGGCTTGCGCCAGTCGATCTCAATCCGCTCGCTCGGATCGCGGTGCTTGCCGCGGCCGACTGCCAGCACTCGTACCTTGACGATCTCCACACAGACCAGGGCGCGCTGCGAGGAGCGTGGCGCTGAATTCCACCACTCCACGAGGTTCGTGACGCCCTCGACCGGGAGATCCGCCATCTGCTCCAGGAACCGCAGCCGATTGCGCGACTGGCGCAGGTCGCCCTTCGTGGCCTTCTCCGCGGCGGCGTACGCGGCTTCCACGAGCACGTCGCGCATGTTGCGCAGCTCCTCGAACCGCTTCTCGGCTCCGGCGATGTGCTCCTTGAGGCGCTCCGCTTCCGCCTGGATGTCAGCCAGCAGCCGCGCCAGGTGCTCCTGAGCGCCCGGGCGCAGAAGCTCAGCAAGCACCTCCTCGGTCACCGAGTCTTCGAGCCGGTCGGCATTCATCCGGACTCGTCCACACGAAGGCTGCCTGGCGCGTGGCGGCGGGCAACGGTAGGACGGGTCGGCGTCGCCGGTCACCCGCGTCCCCACCATCGCGTGCTTGCAACTGCCGCACTCCGCCACACCATCGGTCAGCAGGTACTCGAACGCCTCCCGCGCTTCGGGCTGTTGGCTCCGCTGCTCCGCGAACAGCGCCAGCACGCGCCGGTATTCATCCGGCGTCAGGACTGTCGCGCCGAAGTCTTCGATCGGATTGCCGTCGCTGTCCAGACCGGCCATGCGCGGGTGGCTGAGCACCCGGGTCAGCACCTCGGGAACCCACTCATTCCCGAACGTGGTGCGATAGCCCTCGCGGTTCATCCAGCGGCATGTCTCTGCCTTGTTCTGCCCAGCGAACAGTCGCGACGTGGCCTTCCGTAGGGCCCCGGCCTCCTCAGGGTGCAGCACCCCGCGGCTTTGGTAGCCCGACAGCCGTGCCATGAGTCTCCGTCCGATCGGGAGCGTGATCGCCTGCCCATTAGCGATCACTTACCTCCGTAATAGGTCACGATATCTGGACTGCATGGTCGGCATGACTTTGAGGGTGCGCAGGTAGCAGGCGGAAAGGCGTTTATGCACGTCACAAGGCCAACCCGAAGCCGACGTGTGGCGCACATCACTGCAACCGTCGAGATGTAAACAACCTCAAGCAATAATGCGCACCACGCATCCCTGACCCGCGCAAAAGGGCCCGACCAGCCACCCTCGAGGGACAGCGAGCCGAGCCCATAGGGCGCAACGCATCACCTCACGCAGGCACTCCCAACGCCTCCCACAGGCTCAACGTCGCAACCTTCTGGGTCTCGCCCACCGGGATCGTCTTCGCCGGGAACTTCTCCGCCTTGATCAGCGCATACGCCTTGTCGGTGCCGATCCCGAACGCACGCGCAGCCGTCGCCACGCTCACCGCAGCAGGCAGCGACCGCAGCTCCTCAATCGACATCCCGCCCCGCGCACGGGCCGGCACGCCAGAGGTAGTCACAGATGAGGTCATAGGTGGTCACATCCCTCTTCCCCGCGCCACCTGACCGGAAGCATACGACGGCCAAGGAAGCGTCTCCTTCGCTACAGCAAGATCAGGACACGTACGGATGATCCAGCCCAAACCAGGGGGCCCAGCGTGTTCGACGGCAGCATCTACCGGCGATGCAAGTGCACCGAGCCGAAGCTCGACGACCAAGGCCAACCTGTCCTCGACGCGAGAGGCAAACCCAAGGTCCGCGAACTCGGCTCTGCATGCCCGCAGTTGAAGAAGCGCGACCACGGCTCTTGGTACTACTACCTCAACCTCCCCGACGGCCCCGGAGGAGAGCGGCGGCGCCCCCGCAAAGGAGGCCACAGCACCTCCAAGAAGGCCAAGGAGGAAGCGCAAAAGATCTGGGACGAGGCGCACGACGGCATCGACGTCGACTCCAAGGAGACCGTCGCCGCCTACCTCAACCGCTGGATGGACAAGCGCGTCGACCTCAAGCGCGGCACCCGCGACGACTACCGCGACTACATCGACCGCATCTTCATACCCGCCCTCGGCCACCTCACCATGCGCGAACTCCGAGAGCGCCACATCCAGGAGATGTTCAAGAAGGTCTGGGCGTTCAACAAGGTCAAGGAAACCAACCGCCTTGCCGCTCAGCAGGCCAAAGCCGAATGCGACGACGCCTACCGGGCATGGAAGCAGGCTCCCAAGCCCCGGCCCCAGCACTTCCGGCAGCGGTGGGACGCAGCCAAAGCTGCCCTCAAGGAAGCTCGCACCAAGCCCCGCCGGGACACCGGCCCTGGCACACAGAAGAAGTACAAGAACACCCTCGCCGCAGCCCTCG includes:
- a CDS encoding immunity 49 family protein, which codes for MTQHHAPDAHLPMLTVPQAERLRNLAADYFLARDGTRPTIGGGAVERGGRLSPLTALAQRCRTVAERHWPELVAEHFARLESASQGDEGAAELLRQTYLRLLPADAFPADAAGHFRYARPVAEDLVAALALDTPTSIRLLNDADVARAGLDELWAAGRANLLGEPVEHVEVRGPSGALLHSVSGASHFIASKALMLPELAQVVTGRELPEAGALVAVPTRHLLAFHPIVDGTLADAVNELGTYALGAYEDGPGSLTPRLYWWHQSRLVCLTVFDHENRSLSVQPPQELLEMMKTLRGEQETAVGSSAADVEQLACVVGEFTERLEQDPGSLGDAFAAALTVAHARCADDPDAAMLETWESWVTAMQVGSAMFATTLAREGIVECRVGDRMLALPATGPAPYADARAWLDAFWLALVCRETDRLTRLSQVPLDDLRRASNQDDYVFHWIDTLQSHWLRQPMDDIVPKLLATMETSHPHVATRTPKDFLDLVDYQPVALCHRLITNDHAAFAEAFTEALAHHDRYWNGSTNDPRGRVALGPLAMACLAHDWDFPIDTASPYLPKYLLNREWCGEFPT
- a CDS encoding zinc ribbon domain-containing protein; translated protein: MAGLDSDGNPIEDFGATVLTPDEYRRVLALFAEQRSQQPEAREAFEYLLTDGVAECGSCKHAMVGTRVTGDADPSYRCPPPRARQPSCGRVRMNADRLEDSVTEEVLAELLRPGAQEHLARLLADIQAEAERLKEHIAGAEKRFEELRNMRDVLVEAAYAAAEKATKGDLRQSRNRLRFLEQMADLPVEGVTNLVEWWNSAPRSSQRALVCVEIVKVRVLAVGRGKHRDPSERIEIDWRKPSISPSASAARR
- a CDS encoding DNA-binding protein, which produces MTTSGVPARARGGMSIEELRSLPAAVSVATAARAFGIGTDKAYALIKAEKFPAKTIPVGETQKVATLSLWEALGVPA